A stretch of DNA from Peromyscus maniculatus bairdii isolate BWxNUB_F1_BW_parent chromosome 7, HU_Pman_BW_mat_3.1, whole genome shotgun sequence:
CGTCTGCTGGGGTACAGCCTTGCCATAATGGGTACCGTTTCTGGAGAGCATGATTTCAAAATGCTGAAACGCTACAGTGATTCCGCACTGGACCTTAGATTTGCCAACACAGGCCGGCTCCGAGGTCACACATCTACCGGAAGAAGACGCTGTTGGCCACCTCTCCCGTCTACTTGTTTCCCTTACCTGGCCAGGCCCAACGGAGCTTAAGGAGAAAAGCCAGTTAGCTGCTTGATGGTTGGCGCCCTCTGGAAGACCCTCCTGATTCTCTGGGAGGTTCTGGCAGATTGTCCTGCTGAGGCCCCTCCTCCGTCCATGAAGCAGCTTTTCCTTTGCTGGCCTCACCCCACCCCGAAGTACCCTGCAGGCTGCCCCATGGCAGCTCTCCTCTTAGGGTCTGTGATTGACTCATGAACCACTTTGGTATCAGGTAAGGTGGCATCCTAAATTCTGCTGGTAGATAGATAAACTATCTCACAAACAAACCTTGCCTGGAGCAGCCTCTCACCTTGGCCAGTCTCAGGGCAGAAAGCTGTCTGACTTTTCAGATACATTCCTTTGTTCCCTTAGTTTCTCTCCGTGGGCCGAGGGTGGGAGCCAACATCCTCCCCAAGCCTGCCCGTTCAACCTTTGCTTAGAGCAGCAGTCTTCAGCCTGTGGGTTgggacccctttgggggtcagatgaccctttcacagagattgcatatcagatatcctgcatatcagatatttacattataattcataacagtaaaattacagttatgaagtggaatgaaataatttcatggttggtgtcaccacagcatgagggactGTGTTAAAGgctcacagcattagggaggtggagaaccactggtctaagagACTGAGAAGAGCGGGATGCAAAGCTGGGTGgatgacagggtttctccctaACAGtgccagctgcctggctggccaggTGTCCTGACACCGCTGTACACATGACAGTTTTGTTAATGGTACATTTAGGTACTCCTCATTCCCTGGACAgtgaaaagagggagaaaatattttattaaatgcatTCATTGTGAGGGtatgaacatgcatgtgtgtgtgtgccatggcacacgtgcGGAGGTTGGGGACACCTTGAGAGTGTTCTCCTCTTATCATGAGGGTCCTAAGGATCCGACGCAGCTCTCGGGCCTGGCAGCTAGCaccttacccactgggccatctgcCTCGCCCATTGTTTTTGTTCTCTGAAACAGGATCTTGtcttgtaaccctggctggccccaaacttgtaatcccctgcttcagcctcctgagagctgctTTTGCAGCTGGCTGCCTCCGTGCCCAGACTGATACAGTCCTTCACAGAGGGAACACATGACATTTTAGTAGACTTTAGAATAAGGGAGGTGAGTCACCAGGCATGAGCTCTGACCTTAAAGAGAGCATCCTTACATCCCAGCTCTTACATCTGCACCTTAACACCAGTTTACCCTTTGGAGTATTTTACCAATTTTTAGAAATTTCTAGCCAATGAGTTGTTTCTCTAGCACGTTTGATTTTTCCGAGTAGGACACAAATGTGCCCTCCCGTCCTGCTTTTGCTGGTGCAGCTTTATGGGTCTGAAGACTGTCCTGTGTGCAGGGGTGGGAAGCCGTGGTGTTTACTTTATGGGTCTGAAGACTGTCCTGTGTGCAGGGGTGGGAAGCTGTGGTGTTTACTTTATGGGTCTGAAGACTGTCCTGTGTGCAGGGGTGGGAAGCTGTGGTGTTTACTGTCTTCACTGTGTTAGTTTTACCACCATGGAATCTGTGCAGCAATTAAAATGTGATTAGATGTTATAGTACTCGGGATTGACTAGTAAAAGGTTAGTGCAAGTGTGGCACCTACTAGGGTAATGATACGTGTTctcttaatcttaaaaaaaaatagctaatacCCCGTTGGGGAGAACACAGTGGAGGAGCGAGGTCGTGAGGCACACCCGGGAGTTAAGTGTCTGGGTGTGGAGAAGCAGTGCCCGGAAACCAGCCTGGACGGTTAAGCTTGAAATGCTCGAGTCTTCAGCCTAGCTGTGGAGGACAGGATGGTGACGTGTGGAGTCATCATTTCGCTCTGTAACACGACAGAAGGGCTGATGAAGACGGGCAAGAAGATGGGCCCAGGGACTCATCTTCTCCATCTTAACTATTTATGAGGAGAAAAATGGACAAGAACGGAAACCAGTAAGCTCTTGCATCTCTGAGAGATGGGAAGCCAACACAGAAATAATCACCACCATCTTCCAGAGTCAAACATGCATTACACGTCTCCCACACGTGTGTGCACTGTGAGCAGCTGTAGAGCATCAGAGTGGTACCCTTTGGACCATGGATGTAGGGCTTGGTTTTGGTCACATGCAGTGTTTTATACTCCCTCAAGGGAAATGCCTACTGAGTAAGATGTAAAGAAGACATTCTGTTGTTGGGAGTTTTACTTAAGGAGACTAAATGCTTCTGTCCCTTTTTCATGCGCACAATATTTCATACCAAAATATAGGAGCTGGGCATGGGCTGAGGCACCAGCGCTGTCAGCCACAGTGGAACTGGCTCTGAGATTTGAGGCATTCAGAATCACACCTGTGGACCCCATCACCATCACAGAATGACCACCTAACTGGTAGCATTTCATCCCCAGAGTCACCCCAGGGAAGAATAACTGCCTGCTCATATCCTGCTGTGTCTTGGAAGTCTGCAGCTGCTGGCTGTCCGTAGAGTTCTTGAAACAATGTGGCAGAGAACCTTAAACTTAAAAACCTTTTCACTTTCACATTCAGGGTTTATTCCTCTAGACAAGAACTGATTTGTTACAGGTTATGCaggacctgtaatcccaacactcaggtagGCTGCAGTGTGATTGCCATAAGCctgggtccagcctgggctacatagcaagaccctgtcccaaaataacaaacaaaaaagtatctTATAAAAACCAAAAATGTGTGGGtggtagtagtgcacacctttaatcccagcactcaggagacagaggcaggcagatacctgtgagtttgagaccagcctggtctacacagagagacccaaccaagacagccagagctgttacacagagaaaccctgtctccaaaaacaaaaacaaacgaccTAAAATGTGTCAGGAAGTATGGTGCAGCATTCCTATTCGGCGATGACTTGGTCTTACAGGTTTTTATATCCTTACAGAACTCCCTCGCTCTGTGAATGTGGGCCTGGTTTTGTTGACAGTTCGGGTGCCCTTGTCGCACAGATCTCCTGCCGCTGCCTGGTCAGACCCCCGCTGAGTGAGGCCATGACAAGTGGCAGTGTGTGGGATCTTTCACTCTAGATCCTAACGGTTTTTattcttggcatttttttttttcagagaatatCACTGTGCACATGACTTCCAACCAGACCAGGGAAATTAACAGCAGCACCGTGAAGCCAGTAGTAACTTCAAGACTGCCAAAAACTGTCACAGCTGTCACTTTGAAACCTGCAACTATTGCTAAAACATCAACACCAGAGGTCTCACCACACGCGACTTCCACTGCCTCCAAGTCTACACCCAAAGCAAGTGCTTCCCCAAACTCAACCCACACATCAGCATCGGTGACGACCACAGTCCCCAGTAGTTTAAAGACATCGATAACGAGTATGTATTAAAATGACTTATATTCTCTGTGCTGTAAAATAGTTGTTAAATGCCACGTTAAAGCCAGCATTCCATTCTGCAAAAATACAGAACCTTTATGTGCCTATATTTTCCCTCATCCCCACTTCAGCGCTCTTACAGAGAAATTCAGACTTCAGAGCATGCACTGTTTCAGACTACAGCACGGACATCTGTTTTGTCTCCTTCTAGTAACGGCGACTGTTCATTCTGACAAAAgcaaaggatccaggtttgacCCCGgcagctttgttggaggaatagTGTTAACACTGGGGGTCCTGGCTGTGCTCTACATTGGGTGCAAAATGTATTACTCAAGGAGAGGCATCCGGTATCGAAGCATGTAAGTCTGGCCCCTCTACATAGTTATCATGTCCAGTGTTCTCTCCGGGACAGACTTCCGCTGTGCTTGGGTCAGACTTGTGCTCACAAATGAAAACACACCTGGGGTCAAACACTGCTTTACCAACTTTTAACCAACTCCTTTGTTG
This window harbors:
- the Tmem123 gene encoding porimin, which gives rise to MALCARAALLLLLGALQVLALPGAAADGSPSGNNSVPLLTSSVNVTENITVHMTSNQTREINSSTVKPVVTSRLPKTVTAVTLKPATIAKTSTPEVSPHATSTASKSTPKASASPNSTHTSASVTTTVPSSLKTSITITATVHSDKSKGSRFDPGSFVGGIVLTLGVLAVLYIGCKMYYSRRGIRYRSIDEHDAII